tagttttaaataagttaaattctcttcttttataatttcatCCTTGATAAAAGCTACTGTTGTTAAACACTCagttataaataaaaagtatttttgatattttaaatgtTAAGTATGATTattgtaaaaatcaatttaaaaatcagttttcttttaatcatttataaataaaataaatatgaaaattaaaattcttaaatgaATTATTAATTCATTTTTGTTTGTTACAACTTGCAAAAGCATGAAAAAGAACGGTGTAATAATTCTTGCAATTCCAGTgtcagaaaaaataaaaaaataaaaacccttTATAAGACGAGTGAGTGACAGAGACAGTTGCCAAAATCCTAAGTAAAGGTTTTGGTGTTAGCTTATTGAATCTTCCATGGCTGCGAGGAGACCAGTCCAGTGTTTGCTGCAAAGGGTTTGCGGCGGAAGCAGACGATTCGGTGTTGCTCTTCAGGGCcatgcttcttcttcctcttctcagCAACTCATTGATAAGGAATATCAGTACAGTGCCCACAAGTAACCTCCTCTCCCAAACACTATTCTTTTCTTTATGTGTTTCTCTTTGATCCTCAATTCTACTCAGAAAATGAAAAAGGGATTAATTGCGAGTAATAATACCTCTTTGTCTGCTGAGCAGTCTATCACTTCAGTAGAGACTATGAATTTATTTCAAATACATTCGAGTGTCATTTGATCTGAGTTTATCACTATTgagcattttatttttatttttacaaagaGAAGGATGATGGGATTTGCTTTGGTTTTGAgactcctttttttttatttatttatattaattgttaACGAGTTTAacttaactaattattttaggtTGATAATTGAAATGATCTTTTCTGATTCAAATGCAGTTACCATCCAATTCCCATTGTGTTTTCTCAAGCAAAGGGAGCTGCTGTGTGGGATCCAGAGGGAAACAAATATCTTGATTTCTTATCTGCTTATTCTGCTGTTAATCAGGTAACATGCTTGTCTCATGGTTATTCCCTAAGCTATAGATCTCAAATTTTGATTCATTGAGTTATAGAagttaatttctaattattgaAGCGCCTGTCTTTTCCTTAGGGACATTGCCATCCTAAAATTCTGAAAGCCTTAACAGAGCAGGCAGAAAAGCTGACCCTGAGCTCTCGAGCCTTTTACAATGATCGGTTTCCACCATTTGCTGAGCATTTGACAAGTATGCTTGGTTATGATATGGTTCTTCCCATGAATACTGGTGCTGAAGGAGTGGAAACAGCTCTGAAATTAGCAAGAAAGTGGGgttatgaaaagaaaagaattccCAAAGATGAGGTATAACAATGAGATCATCTTAACAGTAGTCATATCTtaatgttttacattttccaaGGTTATGGGGTTGAAGTGAATGTTTGCTTAGTGTGGGACTGTGTTCTAGTACACAATGAATATCTCATGACATCCTAAGCTGAAATCCACAATACTTTATGACTTTATTTTCCTCCCCCAACCCCCTTTTCTCTGTGGATATTAATAGTATTTGCAAAACTAAAGGGAGAAACGCTTTAGTTATGGCCTGAAGAATCTGTTTTGACATATGTTCTCAATAAATATTTTGGAAACTAAATGCATGTAAGATGTACTGGTACTCCTCTTCTACAAAGATAAAATGAAGTCTACTCTTCAAAATATAGcatcttcttttctgtttatgAGATGCAGATTTGAATTTTCCTGGTGTTTGTCTATTTATGTTCACGGATACTTGTGGCAGGCTATTATTGTGTCATGTTGTGGCTGCTTCCATGGCCGTACACTAGCTGTTATATCTATGAGTTGTGACAATGAAGCTACCCGGGGTTTTGGTCCTTTATTGCCTGGCCATCTTAAAGTTGATTTTGGTGATGTAGAAGCCCTTGAAAGAATTTTTAAAGGTTCTTAGTGCCCCCATACTTTGCTTTACATTTTCATCactatattttagtttaaattgactgatctttgatttttttttttctctgaaaaaattcagaaaaaggAGAACACATAGCTGGCTTTCTTTTGGAACCCATCCAGGGTGAAGCTGGGGTATGATCTTTTGAGAACACTTAATCTGCTTGGCAACACTCACCTTGTTGGTTGAATTGAAAATTGAGATGCTAAAGAAGTTGCTATATACATTATACCCTGATGTTATAATTTGATGGTGTTATTTCCGGTCTCACCGTTTGATTGTTTTATATTATGTTTACATAGAGTGGGAAATCCTTGTTGCTTCTTCAAATTCTTTGGctaagaaaaaagataaaagtgtGCTTATAGATTTCATTTTGGTCAAGAGCGATGACATTCGGTTGAATATTCACATTTTTATTATGTTCTGATTTCTGAAAGTACATATCTCAGTTGCATCTTTtgatatgtttttattatttatttgaaggTAATCATTCCTCCGGATGGCTATTTGAAAGCTGTTAGAGATCTTTGCAGCAGATATAATGTGCTGATGATTGCAGACGAAATACAAACTGGGTTAGCAAGAACAGGGAAGATGCTGGCTTGTGACTGGGAAGAAGTTCGCCCAGATGTTGTGGTTAGAAATTAGAAATCAGCTTAACCTTGTGAATTGtatatctttttattctttCCCAGCACTATGAGTTGAACCTTATTCTGTCTTTCTACTCAGATACTAGGGAAAGCATTGGGTGGAGGAGTTTTTCCTGTGAGTGCAGTTCTTGCAGACAAGGATGTAATGCTTTGTATAAAACCAGGAGAGCATGGAAggtttgattttataatacAAATGCTTTTTATAAATGGTCCTTATTATGATTCCtttatttacattttcttgcCGATAGTTGTGAATGTTGTCTGAAGTTTTATTGAAATGAAAGcaaatttgtttatttaaacAAGGGAAGAATGCTGAACTTGTTTGTATATTATTGATTACAGTACCTTTGGCGGGAATCCATTGGCCAGTGCAGTTGCAATTGCGGCACTAAATGTGATCAAAGAGGAGAGGCTTGTCGAAAGGTATTTCAATTATAATCTTGTAGTTGTTAGTTGTTCCTTTATTTTATCTTGCATATGCTATTAACAGATCTGAGCAACTGGGAAAGGAGCTCGGCCGTGAGCTGCACAAGATTCAGCAACAATACCCGAAGTATGTGAAGGAGGTTCGCGGACGAGGATTGTTCGGCGCGGTGGAGCTTAACAGCAAGAGCTTGTCCCCTGTATCAGCCTATGATTTGTGCGAAAAGCTGAAGGATAGAGGAGTTCTTGCAAAGCCGACACACGATACAATTATCCGCTTTACGCCTCCACTTTGCATCAGGTAAGCAAATGCAGTACGGTTTGAACAATGGCTTTCTAAAAGATTTGACATAAAATGATAAAAGTAAATGTTTTGCAGTTGGGATGAGATACAACAAGGTTCTAAGGCCCTGGCTGATgtcttggaaattgatttacCCAAGCTTCAAAAGACGAAGCCAAAACATGATGCTTCTCAAGTTGCCTCCCATTCCCGTGCATGCGATCGTTGCGGTCGACTCTTGTACGGTTGAATCATTAGAGCACCCTTTTATATTTGTAATATCCTCACACTATTCAATAATCGAGATTAGTTTCTTGACAACAATGCCataatttattagttttgtGATATTGTTGAAAAATCACAAATATAAAACATTGTGTATCGCCGTTTCAGTTATACTCTAATATGTTATGTTGTCTGTCCTGTGAGTTGCAAATCTCAGAACAAGATATTCTCTTCTAGGGAGGATAATCTGGTTgctatatctttttcattttaaaataattgcaGGAGATAGCAAAAGAATAACTCCAGTCAACAAGTTTCTTAAAACACACAATGATGTTACACACATAGaccaatttatatatatattatatccgAATACTGAATGTAATTGAATGACTtcaaaatgatccaacacaagaAACCCCAACACATGATGATGCCAACATTgtatcatcatcaattcatcatcatCCATTTTGGTGAAGCCAGGCTCTGAGCCACGCACGCCTTGCTCCTCGTACTCGACCTTCCGAGTCCTACattaaagaaacaaaatacGTTAAATACTGATAATTATGTAATAGCATGGGCACTTCCAAGATGCTTAGGCCCGCCTGCAATTGCTGTGGAAAATTTGGAAGAGAAAATAGTCAAAATAGTCAATTTGGTCTAATCCAAGCTACGGGTGCAGTGTGACACTAGTGTCTACAGAAAATGTAGTCAAATGAGAAGATTGTCTTGAAAATCTGCATTACATGCACACCTCTTGTAACGATTTCAGAACTTCAAAACAAGTTCTCAAATTACATTGTGTTATGCAGCAAATGGATAATATATGTGTTGAAAAATCTTCAAAAGACCAGAAATTTGCCATTTAGATTAGTACCCTCTGGCTAGTATTCTGATAATGTAAAACAAAAATCACAGTCATAAATGTTCAACAAAATATTGCTTAAGGACCTGGTAAAGCAAAGTTTTGCTTTCACATAATCACATTAGTCATTTTCACATATAACACCTTCAAGAAGAGAATAATAAgcaaaacttttttttctttctaaccaataaacaaattaaaaagaacaaagaaataTCACCACCATGTCCTAAAAAATATCAGAAATTGGAGACGAATGAAGATTAATTGTCAACCAGATAGAGTGACAGATAAAATCAAACATGCATAAGAGGATTGCCAAGAACTAGAAATCACAGCTAAATAACAAGGCATTTGCCATCTGCACATGGGTCTACAAACAAAACTTGTGAATATAATATCTCCAAACTGAAGCCCTACAAACATAGATTGGTAGATAAAGTAAGACtttcacaacaaaaaaaataaaattataaagccACGGGcaatcttttctttcctcctTTTCCATTAGGCTATGTTTTAGAATGCTTAGCATATGATGAAGATCAGTGCTATCCAATAAGCTACAAGTCTATACATAGTTATGTACCACGTCAAGAGGACTCCTTTTTCTCTAATACAATGAAGATCTAGTGTTTCTAGCTTTGAGCTTATCATTTCACTTTACTTAACTAGTCTCTCAGACTATTTGCAACCTCTATGAAGAACTAAACATACACTTATGTAAGCTGCCGGCTAATATTACTTCCATAAAAATAGGCTTGTGAATTGAGAAAAACACTACATAAGACTAAATGTTAAACATTTGAttgtatttaacaaaattattctTACATTCTTTTTCATGGTTAATAATGATCTTGCTACTTGGGAAGAAAAATAAGAGCCTATTTTGTTTCGAGTTTGTGTTTTCTATTTTACAAGTTTTGCAAAGTAAAAAgtgaataaagaaaaagtaagttttgggaaaaacaaatattattttaatcaatttcTTAAAATGAGAAATAGAAATATTGAGAACTAAAACCAATTAAAGtctttaaaaagaaaatgtgaACTGCATAGAGGCTTAAAATTCtacttacttttttatttagtattacTTATATAATGTATGTCTACAACAACGTTCATAGTTCCGGACTTTAACATTTAGTATTACTTAGTAAGCCTTTTTGCCTTCTAAAAGAGCCAAGTTGccaatataatttaattactttacttactttttattcttgttggagATACTAATAAATTTAGAACCTTGATactgccaaaaaaaaaaaaccctttcCAGTAACACTACTTCCAATCCTGCCTTCTCAAGATATCCAAGTTATTAATTTGTTAAACACCTTACCAATGCCAATTTGGACCGTATAAGGAACGATAATCTTCTGTTCTTCTTGAAATATTGCACAGACATTATTCATTGCTACCTTGTACATTTTATTCAAGACTTGTCGTTAATaatcaataaatcatattatatGTTCCCTAGTATGGTCTCCAATGTGCCTGTCATAGCCTGATAAAGTTTAAGTATATTGTGAACATGAACTCTACTATTAATGCACAGTCCAATTTTAAAGAATAGGAATAATTTATCAATCAAGCTATTCGTTAAAATGACCTTATTTCTCCCCAATGTTAACCATTCTATAGGAAATTAGAATATATTATAATAGCATAATAATAACCCCAGGacctttttaattaatatatactgAGATATTAAATTATCTCTTAGATACTTTAGTCAATAATTGATACATAAATACACTGTTTAAAGGTTGATAAATCTTAACATGACTCAATAACTACATAGATACAACAATGATAACAACCATGTCTTATTCTAATATTCTATTAGCTAGGTTTCGTCGCTTAACTCCATTACCTTCCGCatatttaatattagtattaagttcatatataaaatagaaaacCTACCTAAtcctaaattaataaataaataaagcattagcattcaaattaaatataaaaaaatatatagttttaaaatgttaattcttggaaattaaataactaaacttACTAGACAAAAATgcaaattaatttatatttttttaaagccTACCTACATTGACAAGCTAAGGTAGCCAGCAATTCAACGACTTGATGCGAATCTTATAAAAGTTCCATTCAGAAAATATAACACACTTTCTTTATATaataatgaagaaaaaaagaaagaaagaaagaaagaagaataattaAGCTAATGAAtgtctttccttttttttccccAAAAGTAAAATGTGGTAACAAAAAATCAAGTACcacatatttgtatataaattcatgtacttttttaattcattttgaatatatgttttatattacaaaatatattttatatcagtAACGAATTtagttgtattttttttttccttgaaACAATGGCGAGTAAACTAGATTGGAGGAGCGGTAAGATTGTGTAAAATTTAGAGGCAACGTGCATGGAACTTAGAAGAGATGAATGAAATAGAGATTGAGGGTGGGAGCATTGAATGATTGGAAAATAAATTAGTAGTAAGATTAGCATATAGCCCCCAGTGGATGAGTAACACATGGGTTTGTTGAtgtgaatgaaaagaaaagctTACCAAGAAAATGCTACCATGCTAGTGAGAGGGAGACAACCAGCCGATTCACATTCACACCATCCCATGCCATCATCATAGTAATTTACTAATTACTTTATCGTTACCGAGAAACTCACAATCACAcctatttttcaaatttcttgtgTATTCTTCTATGAAATACTATATTTCCATTTACACGTCATAAAAAGACAACCCTGCTTTTTGtttcatatatttaatttttaattaaatgagaTGTTGTTCTACTACTACTAGGTAACAAGCTAGGTTTAGCATTGAAAGAAATGGTCAacagatcaaacaagaaaaatgagaGTGCATCCCCGCCCAATGCATCaaatgagagagaaagaaaagcaaaatataaaagattacCAGGGTAGTGGCCGGAAGGTCATGAGTTCTTGGATTTGCCCTTGTGGTCGGAATGGCGGGTTCCATCGCCGTAGTAGAGGTGCAAGCGGCCATCAAATGCGGGTGATGAGAACTGATGGTGTTGGTGGTTGTCGATGGCAGGAGGCGGAGCAGCGGTGGGTGCGGCAGCTCCAATGAAGAAAGGAACAGTGGATCCGTCCATAGGCAGCGAGAACCTCTGGAGGTGAGGCAAGAAATGTGACGGAGAATTGGACTGAAGGGTCCCCCTATTGTTGTTGTAAGCAGCAAGGCCAGAGGCAGAAGCAGCAGATACAGAAGCCGGAGAAATGGTGAAGTTGAGGTTGTAATCAGTGTCGCCAGCACTGTGATGATGGTTATGGGAGTGAGAGGATGTAACCACAGCTGGCATGAACTGATCAGGGATGAAGGAGTAGtggtgctgctgctgctgctgctgatcATTATTAAAGGATATGGCCTCAGCTAGGGTATGGAtctggtgttggtgttggtgggttcttgaagatgaagaggGGCCTACGAGAACCTGGTTGAAGTAATCCATGGGTGCTGAACCCcattgctgctgctgctgctgctgctgttgttgttgccTTGCCGCTTTGTGGAAGAGAGCAGCAGCAGGCTCATCAGAAGTAGGACTAGTTGTTGTTGGAACCGCAGTGGTGATGCCACCTGTGAGCAGCTCAGTAAACGAAGGAGAAATTGGGTTCATGTTGTGATGCTGCTGCTGCTGATGTTGCTGATGATGAAGAAGGCTATTCTGATGctgattgttgttattgttgttgcacttgtctttcttcttctccttggcCGCTCTCTCCCTTGCCCTCTCCCTCGCTTTCACGCGGATATCCGACCGAGACAGGGACAACCCGGACCCCTTGCTCGTCTCTGAGGTGCTGCTACAAGCCGACTTCGAAAGTGACATATTCTGGCtgttctgcttctgcttctgctgcTCCTCTATCTCTATGTCCGCATCGTCGGCGCCTGCACCGCCCCTCTTCTCGTCGCTCGGTTGCTTCGGGGTTTCAGGGAAGGTGGTGTTCAAGGATGGAAGCTCGGCAATGGCGTCTTGAGCAGACTTGATGAGCCACTCCACGGCCTTGCTGGGCTGGTCATAGCCCAATCGGTCTTGGAGGTCGTAAAACTGAATGGCGGTGGTGACGGAGAGCCTGACCCTTCTGTCTCTGAGGCCCTTAGAGGTCATTACCTTGCTATGGCGATCTTTGCCGCCGGAAGCTCTAGAAACCCTTATGATCCTGGAGGAATGGTGCCAGGCTGCTCCTATCTTGGCGTTGTTGGTGGGGTCGGTCCTGCCATTAGCGAGCCTGGGGAACTTACACGCCTGTGGTTGGatctcatcctcctcctccatgCCACAACAATCATACCTTTGCAAAAGAAACAAATCCTCCTAATTAATTTTCTGCTTCAGAGCTGGAGAGAGAAACAAAAAGCCTGGGCTTGCATTGATGACCATAATTCAGACACACtgcttttctctctctcctctgaTAACATAAAAAAGCCTTCTTTTTACGCTCTCATATATCACCCTCCAAGTCAGAGACGCCTTCAAGTTTTAAACCCAAACCCACACCCCTcaaagtaattattattattaccacTATTTACTACATGCACATCAAAACTAAACCTACATGTGAAAACATATATGGCCCGGCCCCTACAGTGTTATCTATTCTGTCTAATGTGTACCTTCAATCTAACTCTTTCTGCTTTGTTTTTAAGCGTCTTCGATCTCAGCCACACCCCTCCCTTTtaccttctccttcttcctgTACTTGTAGCTTGCTCTTCTTTCTCCCTAACACATACACATTATGCAAATTGTTAGTTAGGGCTTAGTAGTAGCTAGCTGCTTTGCAAAAAGTATTGATTGTCACTgttcattaattaataaaagcGCTATCCATGAAATGctgaaaataaaatgattaaaaaaaagaggggTTCGAGAGTGTCATTACTTTGAACAATGTTGGGTGGGCTTCCGTGACAGGTGTTAAACTCTCAACCAAGGAcacaaaaagaaacaagataaaCCCGCTATCTTGATCGATGCTTTTCAGTTTCACAATTCAAGCGCTTTCCTTTCCTCCCACAGCTCACAGATCTGTCTACCTGAGCTTCCATTATTGcgtcaaaaaccaaaaaacatatattaaataCCAGAACTTGAAAATCTTCACCTCGTTACAACTACCAACAACACACTTTTCAGATCAGTGCCAACATTTTGCCAGAAACCATAGTCAAATAGAATATGAGAGAGAGATCAAAGTGTACTAGGAGGGGGAGAAAGAAACAGAGAGAGACTTTGATTGGTGCATGCCAGATTTCACGAATTGTTAAATTTTACAAATGCCAAAAAGTTAGAAAGAAAAGACTtgatttttccttctttttccttttgtaaCCTTAAAACCTAGGACAAGATCGAGTGACAAGACCAGAAATAATCCACTACCATAGCATGGTACAACATATATCTTGTGTAGTATGAAGTGAATTGGGAGTTTGTTGTGCACTTAATTTTGTGTCTCTGAAACTGCACATCTAAAGAAGAGAATGCTGGTGGGTgagaaatggaaagaaagtgGAAGAAAATATCCGGGTATATGGGAATTGCGTAGTTTgtgtagagagagaaagaaagagagagatattTTATGCAAGAGAAAACACTATACCTCGTTTAACAAAAACAAGAGTAACAAAGATGAAGTAGTTGTTTGTTCAAAgagcttgaagaagaagaagaagaagaagaagaaggagaagggtGGTTGTAGTTGTGGGTGAAGGTGAAGGTGATGTTCCCCATTCGAACAATGACCGGGCTTATCAGGAAAGGCCAGACACAACGCTATGCTTCCACAGTTTATTATGCTATGCACTCAATCCTTCACATTTCTCCCTGCTTTCTCCTTTATTTACACTATTACCCACTCTCAattcattttattaataatatcttCTCTATATAGTATGCCATCTtatgcttttccttttttttctttctccattCCTGCCCATCAAATTTAATTCAAACGTACGATCCAACAGGAAACCCCCTCAGTTTTATTTCACTTCCTCCCTTCTCAATACGACACTCAATTTTGTTCAAATACAAATACATACACGTATACCTTTTTTTTACCACCTGGTTATCACAAAACCCAAACTGATGAAACAAAATTCACAGCAAATTAAATTCATCGGCTTAGGAGTTGTATATATTCCATTCATCGTTATTTTTAGTTCACCTTTTCTTCTCCCgttacctttttttttattacggTCTGAtttatttcttcattttcccCCATTTtcttaaaacaaaattcagccTTTGACAACACGCGATTGGGCTTCTTTTTAAGTGGGGTGGGGGGCCTTTTTCTTGTTTCCAAGTACTTTCCATAATTTTTTCTCCTTTGGGATATGATAAATATTGCATGTTCATCTTTATtctttaattagttattatctataaaaagttttaacaaaataattataataaatatttttaaatattatatcttaaatttttttctggtatattaaaattttaaaattatatctctTAAAACtagaatatttaaatttaaatttaaacttaataaaataaaaataataaactaaaattaaatcctaactgaattaaaattaaaatattactatcaaaatcaaaatttctcGGTTCTAAGtgtagtatataattattttacaagaataataaataatattatttttggataatatgtattaaaaaattatttaatgagcaattttataatcttagacatattaaaaaattatttatgttaaaaaatatgtaaacaCAAGTTTAAACAAATTCTAAATgtgtactaaaaatattttatgaattatCTTATGTGTTatgaacatatatataaaatgataaaaaatatacaaacaaaataatcacttcggtttaaaatattaatgtaaTATTGAATATCATCTCCTACTCATGTCTAGATAGTATACGTTCTTTGTGaaactaaagaataaaaaaaataggttgcaaatatatactaaaaagaaaaattcattCGTAAAGTAGATGACCTTATAAAAAAATGGGCTCATTTTTCCTCGTATTATTAATGGCTTATATTTTGaatctaaataataataataaatgaaaagaaaaaaaattaaataaattttgattttattttaccgtaattaagaaaaaaaaaagaactgaaTACTAAAgcagaaaaccaaagaaaaaataatagcaCGGGTAGGGATTgatccaaaaatattattatgaggGGCCAAtgacatatataatattaaaaaattatgtaaaaaatttatataatgtaagatgtattacaaaaatatatcgatagagaatatattttaaagtgcAAAAAATAGGTGTATACTTTTTACTAATGAAATAGTCGATTCTTGGCATTATAAAATTCATCGGTAATAGAATCTGTGTCAAATTTTTcagcaattttttttaaatataattaaaagacaattaacaaaaatttcatcttttgttttatttctaaGTCAttcttcacaatattcatagcTAAAAAAGATATTTCAGTTGTAGTAGTTGAAACAGAGAgaattaataccaaatgaataaaaaaaatgatcacaagaaaaaaaagaatatactttgtgaaatttaaaaaattttatttaattaaaaaatattaataataatatctttttcatattttttaatgttgttacttactttttagatattaaaaatcattaatatttaggttggactaaattattatttataggataaagtatactttttgttcctaaagtttgacaaaagtttcaaaaatacccctaaattttattttattttaattttgtcccaaaaattttcaatttgcatcaaatatatcctCAAcggctaaatttttaaaaaaattaagaccaatctaacaagaatgcatgaaaattatgtttgatttgcttgtgttgaggggttgttcttatgaaattgttattgaatcaattttaaattttt
The genomic region above belongs to Arachis duranensis cultivar V14167 chromosome 3, aradu.V14167.gnm2.J7QH, whole genome shotgun sequence and contains:
- the LOC107482012 gene encoding ornithine aminotransferase, mitochondrial, with the translated sequence MAARRPVQCLLQRVCGGSRRFGVALQGHASSSSSQQLIDKEYQYSAHNYHPIPIVFSQAKGAAVWDPEGNKYLDFLSAYSAVNQGHCHPKILKALTEQAEKLTLSSRAFYNDRFPPFAEHLTSMLGYDMVLPMNTGAEGVETALKLARKWGYEKKRIPKDEAIIVSCCGCFHGRTLAVISMSCDNEATRGFGPLLPGHLKVDFGDVEALERIFKEKGEHIAGFLLEPIQGEAGVIIPPDGYLKAVRDLCSRYNVLMIADEIQTGLARTGKMLACDWEEVRPDVVILGKALGGGVFPVSAVLADKDVMLCIKPGEHGSTFGGNPLASAVAIAALNVIKEERLVERSEQLGKELGRELHKIQQQYPKYVKEVRGRGLFGAVELNSKSLSPVSAYDLCEKLKDRGVLAKPTHDTIIRFTPPLCISWDEIQQGSKALADVLEIDLPKLQKTKPKHDASQVASHSRACDRCGRLLYG
- the LOC107482013 gene encoding transcription factor TCP2; amino-acid sequence: MEEEDEIQPQACKFPRLANGRTDPTNNAKIGAAWHHSSRIIRVSRASGGKDRHSKVMTSKGLRDRRVRLSVTTAIQFYDLQDRLGYDQPSKAVEWLIKSAQDAIAELPSLNTTFPETPKQPSDEKRGGAGADDADIEIEEQQKQKQNSQNMSLSKSACSSTSETSKGSGLSLSRSDIRVKARERARERAAKEKKKDKCNNNNNNQHQNSLLHHQQHQQQQHHNMNPISPSFTELLTGGITTAVPTTTSPTSDEPAAALFHKAARQQQQQQQQQQQWGSAPMDYFNQVLVGPSSSSRTHQHQHQIHTLAEAISFNNDQQQQQQHHYSFIPDQFMPAVVTSSHSHNHHHSAGDTDYNLNFTISPASVSAASASGLAAYNNNRGTLQSNSPSHFLPHLQRFSLPMDGSTVPFFIGAAAPTAAPPPAIDNHQHHQFSSPAFDGRLHLYYGDGTRHSDHKGKSKNS